A window of the Salvelinus alpinus chromosome 25, SLU_Salpinus.1, whole genome shotgun sequence genome harbors these coding sequences:
- the LOC139554027 gene encoding protein Jade-1-like isoform X2 — MKPTRSGTKWVHVSCALWIPEVSIGNPEKMEPITNMSHIPSNRWALTCCLCKDQTGACIQCSAKSCRTAFHVSCALQSLEMNTILTEQDEVKFKSFCPKHSGLKGGQDGEGEEGKEGARDKKWRKSDRVRGDEVPAPKEESRVNQQAVNQQAVNLRQIKLQQLEEEFYQFVDVKEVANHLQLPPETVDFLYQYWKLKRRANHSQPLLTPQKEEEESLARREHDVLLHRLQLFTHLRQDLERARNLTYMVTRREKIKRTLWRIQEQIFTHQAELLDHEIINGCLNHSVRLSVVSAPVAVLGYSGLKTQRRDRGRHRRGGLHLLHSLTEGGRHVRGQTGNNSSKLKTESRESGRPRIEGRRSLRKEAPESEQQQKSSSRRRRGEDQGSEEDQITERRKRRRGETDQGMDEKTGEEDHGTEGRRGLKESSPIKAKTRLGSKASRLSDITDAKPANRMSEARVRLTRIKVHNVTEARVRLTRVRVSDHVTEVKERKVRLSGTDTQSDPRDTTVSMTTKHNSWLASGPGGSHLKNWGKFRIPKRSERPKEEPSNPNPPQRRLPNPPQHRPPNPPQRRPRSPQRRPLHSEPSYPRRRLRTESDGYSSANSETPPSGLDMKACHAHQLRGGAYGSDIIHQGVLAS, encoded by the exons ATGAAACCCACCCGCAGCGGAACAAAGTGGGTCCACGTCAGCTGTGCCCTGTGGATCCCCGAG gtgagcaTTGGGAACCCAGAGAAGATGGAGCCGATCACCAACATGTCCCACATCCCCAGTAACAGATGGGCTCTGACCTGCTGTCTTTGTaaagaccagactggagcctgtatacag TGTTCAGCTAAGAGCTGTCGGACAGCGTTCCATGTGAGCTGTGCCTTACAGAGCCTGGAGATGAACACCATCCTGACAGAGCAGGATGAGGTCAAGTTCAAATCCTTTTGCCCCAAACACTCCGGTCTGAAGGGAGGACAGgacggagagggggaggagggaaaggagggggccagagacaagaAGTGGCGGAAGAGTGACAGAGTCAGAGGTGATGAAGTTCCAGCCCCCAAGGAGGAGAGCAGGGTGAACCAGCAGGCGGTGAACCAGCAGGCGGTGAACCTGCGTCAGATCAAACTGCAGCAGCTGGAGGAGGAGTTCTACCAGTTTGTTGACGTTAAGGAGGTAGCCAATCACCTGCAGTTGCCCCCGGAAACAGTAGACTTCCTGTATCAGTACTGGAAGCTGAAGCGCCGAGCCAATCACAGCCAGCCGTTGCTGACCCcccagaaggaggaggaggagagtctgGCGAGGAGAGAGCATGATGTCCTCCTCCACCGCCTGCAGCTGTTCACTCACCTCCGCCAGGATCTGGAGAGG GCGCGTAACCTGACCTACATGGTCACACGGAGGGAGAAGATAAAGAGGACTCTGTGGAGGATCCAGGAACAGATCTTCACTCATCAGGCCGAGTTGCTGGACCATGAGATCATCAACG ggtgtctGAACCACAGCGTGCGTCTCAGTGTGGTTTCGGCTCCAGTGGCGGTGTTGGGGTACAGCGGCCTGAAGACCCAGAGGAGAGACCGAGGGAGGCACCGGAGAGGAGGCCTACATCTACTACACAGTCTGACTGAGGGGGGTAGACACGTCAGAGGACAGACAGGCAACAACTCCAGCAAACTGAAGACAGAAAGTAGAGAGAGCGGCAGACCTAGAATAGAGGGTAGGAGGAGCCTGAGGAAGGAGGCCCCAGAATCTGAGCAGCAACAGAagagcagcagcaggaggaggagaggagaggaccaggGATCGGAGGAGGACCAGATaacggagaggagaaagaggaggagaggagagacggaccagGGAATGGAcgagaagacaggagaggaggaccatggaacagaggggaggagaggactcaAGGAAAGCTCTCCAATCAAAGCCAAAACCAGACTAGGTTCAAAGGCCAGTAGGCTCAGTGATATAACTGATGCTAAACCAGCCAATAGAATGagtgaagctagggttaggttaacTAGGATCAAGGTTCATAATGTGACTGAGGCTAGGGTCAGGTTaacgagggttagggttagtgatcATGTGACTGAAGTGAAGGAGAGGAAGGTGAGGCTCAGTGGAACAGACACCCAATCAGACCCCAGAGACACCACTGTATCcatgacaaccaaacacaacagCTGGCTGGCCAGTGGGCCTGGTGGCAGCCATCTTAAGAACTGGGGTAAGTTCAGAATCCcaaagaggagtgagaggccaAAGGAGGAGCCATCAAACCCTAACCCCCCACAGCGCAGAC TTCCTAACCCCCCACAGCACAGACCTCCCAACCCCCCACAGCGCAGACCTCGTTCCCCACAGCGCAGACCACTGCACAGTGAGCCGTCGTACCCCAGGAGACGACTCCGTACAGAGAGCGATGGGTACTCCTCTGCTAACTCTGAAACTCCGCCCAGTGGTTTGGACATGAAGGCATGCCACGCCCACCAGCTGAGGGGCGGGGCCTATGGCTCTGACATCATCCACCAAGGGGTTCTAGCCTCCTGA
- the LOC139554027 gene encoding protein Jade-1-like isoform X1 — MKPTRSGTKWVHVSCALWIPEVSIGNPEKMEPITNMSHIPSNRWALTCCLCKDQTGACIQCSAKSCRTAFHVSCALQSLEMNTILTEQDEVKFKSFCPKHSGLKGGQDGEGEEGKEGARDKKWRKSDRVRGDEVPAPKEESRVNQQAVNQQAVNLRQIKLQQLEEEFYQFVDVKEVANHLQLPPETVDFLYQYWKLKRRANHSQPLLTPQKEEEESLARREHDVLLHRLQLFTHLRQDLERARNLTYMVTRREKIKRTLWRIQEQIFTHQAELLDHEIINGCLNHSVRLSVVSAPVAVLGYSGLKTQRRDRGRHRRGGLHLLHSLTEGGRHVRGQTGNNSSKLKTESRESGRPRIEGRRSLRKEAPESEQQQKSSSRRRRGEDQGSEEDQITERRKRRRGETDQGMDEKTGEEDHGTEGRRGLKESSPIKAKTRLGSKASRLSDITDAKPANRMSEARVRLTRIKVHNVTEARVRLTRVRVSDHVTEVKERKVRLSGTDTQSDPRDTTVSMTTKHNSWLASGPGGSHLKNWGKFRIPKRSERPKEEPSNPNPPQRRPPNPPRPPNPPQHRLPNPPQHRPPNPPQRRPRSPQRRPLHSEPSYPRRRLRTESDGYSSANSETPPSGLDMKACHAHQLRGGAYGSDIIHQGVLAS; from the exons ATGAAACCCACCCGCAGCGGAACAAAGTGGGTCCACGTCAGCTGTGCCCTGTGGATCCCCGAG gtgagcaTTGGGAACCCAGAGAAGATGGAGCCGATCACCAACATGTCCCACATCCCCAGTAACAGATGGGCTCTGACCTGCTGTCTTTGTaaagaccagactggagcctgtatacag TGTTCAGCTAAGAGCTGTCGGACAGCGTTCCATGTGAGCTGTGCCTTACAGAGCCTGGAGATGAACACCATCCTGACAGAGCAGGATGAGGTCAAGTTCAAATCCTTTTGCCCCAAACACTCCGGTCTGAAGGGAGGACAGgacggagagggggaggagggaaaggagggggccagagacaagaAGTGGCGGAAGAGTGACAGAGTCAGAGGTGATGAAGTTCCAGCCCCCAAGGAGGAGAGCAGGGTGAACCAGCAGGCGGTGAACCAGCAGGCGGTGAACCTGCGTCAGATCAAACTGCAGCAGCTGGAGGAGGAGTTCTACCAGTTTGTTGACGTTAAGGAGGTAGCCAATCACCTGCAGTTGCCCCCGGAAACAGTAGACTTCCTGTATCAGTACTGGAAGCTGAAGCGCCGAGCCAATCACAGCCAGCCGTTGCTGACCCcccagaaggaggaggaggagagtctgGCGAGGAGAGAGCATGATGTCCTCCTCCACCGCCTGCAGCTGTTCACTCACCTCCGCCAGGATCTGGAGAGG GCGCGTAACCTGACCTACATGGTCACACGGAGGGAGAAGATAAAGAGGACTCTGTGGAGGATCCAGGAACAGATCTTCACTCATCAGGCCGAGTTGCTGGACCATGAGATCATCAACG ggtgtctGAACCACAGCGTGCGTCTCAGTGTGGTTTCGGCTCCAGTGGCGGTGTTGGGGTACAGCGGCCTGAAGACCCAGAGGAGAGACCGAGGGAGGCACCGGAGAGGAGGCCTACATCTACTACACAGTCTGACTGAGGGGGGTAGACACGTCAGAGGACAGACAGGCAACAACTCCAGCAAACTGAAGACAGAAAGTAGAGAGAGCGGCAGACCTAGAATAGAGGGTAGGAGGAGCCTGAGGAAGGAGGCCCCAGAATCTGAGCAGCAACAGAagagcagcagcaggaggaggagaggagaggaccaggGATCGGAGGAGGACCAGATaacggagaggagaaagaggaggagaggagagacggaccagGGAATGGAcgagaagacaggagaggaggaccatggaacagaggggaggagaggactcaAGGAAAGCTCTCCAATCAAAGCCAAAACCAGACTAGGTTCAAAGGCCAGTAGGCTCAGTGATATAACTGATGCTAAACCAGCCAATAGAATGagtgaagctagggttaggttaacTAGGATCAAGGTTCATAATGTGACTGAGGCTAGGGTCAGGTTaacgagggttagggttagtgatcATGTGACTGAAGTGAAGGAGAGGAAGGTGAGGCTCAGTGGAACAGACACCCAATCAGACCCCAGAGACACCACTGTATCcatgacaaccaaacacaacagCTGGCTGGCCAGTGGGCCTGGTGGCAGCCATCTTAAGAACTGGGGTAAGTTCAGAATCCcaaagaggagtgagaggccaAAGGAGGAGCCATCAAACCCTAACCCCCCACAGCGCAGACCTCCTAACCCCCCACGACCTCCTAACCCCCCACAGCACAGACTTCCTAACCCCCCACAGCACAGACCTCCCAACCCCCCACAGCGCAGACCTCGTTCCCCACAGCGCAGACCACTGCACAGTGAGCCGTCGTACCCCAGGAGACGACTCCGTACAGAGAGCGATGGGTACTCCTCTGCTAACTCTGAAACTCCGCCCAGTGGTTTGGACATGAAGGCATGCCACGCCCACCAGCTGAGGGGCGGGGCCTATGGCTCTGACATCATCCACCAAGGGGTTCTAGCCTCCTGA